In a single window of the Acyrthosiphon pisum isolate AL4f chromosome X, pea_aphid_22Mar2018_4r6ur, whole genome shotgun sequence genome:
- the LOC100161550 gene encoding calcium permeable stress-gated cation channel 1 gives MDNNIFHEFNGPAKDKCNYYNRTRNRLLITAYEGIPETLLLNALGCVLLVLFFAFMRKRAWDYGRLALVNKDYEKWSRIFYGTTDENSENNIEDGNSTTTLDNSMPVDRGLFSWFLTIIQLRDEKILRKCGYDAVQYLSFQRHIMVLMAIITAVSLGVVLPINFAGDLEGDERSFGHTTVSNLHPDSPWLWVHVTIAMLYFPLTICIMRRFSVNLKLEENGDCWSRTLMITNIPRRNSDINDMDRHFKEAYPECEVENIQLAYDVNKANELDRDRNAAVQAKQYCENHLKTVGERLTVQPHVCGYICICCGFCSSNNLDAIDYYSQEEARLKAELEAEKESALKRPLGIAFVTMTTIHTARLIHQDHVYKLSKCGRHNPPTSSVAGLLQPYRWRVTFAPPPDDIFWENLTEPSHNRYCKIVLTNSFLVIILFFLTTPVIVLNVMDTLKLREIEKASPILSEFMPTLLLWTAAALLPVLVIRSDQWLSHWTRSKRNHSIMRKTFVFLLFMCLILPSLGLTSAQAFLMFAFQAGIETYRWQCVFLPDKGAFFVNYVVTSALIGTSLELIRFPELFMYALRLSLSRSKAESASARRLILWEFPFGVQYAWMLIIFSIVTVYSLSCPLITPFGLLYMVTKHFVDRYNIYFAYGKSKISKRIHSTAINCVMVSIVLLQVSFTSLSMLRHGLHDITLFALVGLVITLTFTLSQCFFRNCTAWSPILYQVRNPRTVQPSPARRRDHSHGYDYVPEVLRQPLPHTAANSLITLTPNDSGTTLDDLEIEMRHNDDRLDYHPQTKVIIESQNHCDQLYQNYDYNQTVPV, from the exons atggataataatatatttcatgaatTTAATGGTCCAGCTaaagataaatgtaattattataatcgaacAAGAAATAGACTTCTTATTACAGCTTATGAAGGAATACCTGAAACTCTTTTACTCAATGCATTAGGGTGTGTT ctcttagttttattttttgcattcaTGAGGAAAAGGGCATGGGATTATGGACGTTTAGCATTAGTCAATAAAGATTATGAAAA gtGGTCTCGTATATTTTATGGTACAACTGATGAAAATTCAGAGAATAACATTGAAGATGGAAATTCTACAACTACATTAGACAACTCAATGCCTGTTGATAGGGGCTTATTTTCCtggtttttaacaattatacagCTAAG agATGAAAAAATTTTGCGGAAATGTGGTTACGATGCTGTTCAATATTTATCATTCCAAAGGCACATAATGGTTTTAATGGCTATAATCACTGCAGTTTCATTAGGCGTAGTACTACCAATCAATTTCGCTGGTGATTTAGAAGGTGACGAAAGATCATTTGGACATACTACTGTTAGCAATCTACATCCTGA TTCACCTTGGTTGTGGGTACATGTGACTATAGCCATGTTATACTTTCCATTAACTATTTGCATAATGAGAAGGTTTTCTGTAAATCTTAAATTAGAAGAAAATGGTGATTGTTGGTCGCGTACGTTGATGATAACAAATATTCCCAGACGAAATTCTGACATAAATGATATGGATCGACATTTTAA AGAGGCATATCCTGAATGTGAAGTAGAAAATATTCAGCTTGCTTATGATGTCAACAAAGCTAATGAATTAGATAGAGacag aaATGCTGCAGTTCAAGCAAAACAATATTgtgaaaatcatttaaaaactgtAGGCGAACGTCTTACAGTGCAACCCCATGTTTGtggttatatttgtatttgttgtgGTTTCTGTAGCTCTAATAATTTAGATGCTATTGATTATTATTCTCAAGAAGAAGCTCGGCTAAAAGCAGAA ttagAAGCAGAAAAAGAATCTGCTCTAAAGAGACCTCTAGGTATAGCTTTTGTAACTATGACAACAATTCATACAGCTAGACTCATTCATCAAGATCACGTTTACAAATTATCCAAATGTGGTCGCCATAATCCACCTACCAGTTCTGTGGCTGGTCTACTTCAGCCTTATCGTTGGAGGGTCACTTTTGCTCCTCCACCAGATGatatattttg GGAAAATTTGACTGAACCATCTCACAATCGATactgtaaaattgtattaacaaattcatttttagtgataattttattttttttgactaCTCCTGTGATTGTTTTGAACGTTATGGACACTCTTAAACTTAGAGAAATTGAAAAAGCT agtCCTATCTTATCAGAATTTATGCCTACATTATTGTTGTGGACTGCAGCTGCATTATTACCGGTATTAGTTATAAGGTCTGATCAGTGGCTTAGTCATTGGACAAGATCTAAAAGAAATCATTCCATTATGcgaaaaacatttgtttttcttctttttatgtGTTTGATACTCCCATCTTTGGGATTAACAAG TGCCCAAGCATTCCTAATGTTTGCATTTCAAGCTGGTATTGAGACTTATCGTTGGCAATGTGTGTTTTTGCCTGATAAAGGAGCATTTTTTGTGAACTATGTTGTTACGTCTGCTCTTATTGGAACAAGCTTAGAACTAATACGATTTCCAGAACTTTTTATGTATGCACTTCGATTATCATTATCAAG atcAAAAGCAGAATCTGCTAGTGCTAGAAGATTAATTCTTTGGGAATTTCCATTTGGTGTACAATATGCTTGGAtgctaattatattttcaattgtaaCAGTTTATAGTCTTTCCTGTCCTCTTATAACACCCTTTG GTCTTTTGTATATGGttactaaacattttgttgatcgttataacatatattttgctTACGGCAAATCAAAAATTAGTAAACGCATACATAGTACAGCTATAAATTGTGTTATGGTTTCAATAGTACTTTTACAAGTAAGTTTTACTTCACTGTCAATGTTGCGTCATGGACTTCATGATATTACTTTATTTGCCTTGGTTGGACTTGTAATAACATTAACATTTACATTATCTCAATGTTTCTTCCGAAATTGTACTGCATGGAGTCCTATACTTTATCAA GTTAGAAATCCACGTACAGTTCAACCAAGTCCAGCAAGAAGACGTGATCATTCACATGGTTATGACTATGTCCCTGAAGTATTACGTCAACCTTTGCCACATACAGCAGCAAATTCTCTAATTACGTTGACACCAAATGATTCTGGTACAACATTGGATGATTTGGAAATCGAAATGAGACATAATGATGATAGATTAGATTATCATCCGCAGACTAAAGTAATTATAGAATCTCAAAATCACTGTGATCAACTATACcagaattatgattataatcaaACAGTTCCTGTATAA